DNA sequence from the Pseudodesulfovibrio senegalensis genome:
CGTCAATGTTCACGCCTTCAGGGCCGTCTATGAATATGCGGATGACGCGCTTCTTTCCGGAAGAGGCCATGCTCAACCCCCAGAAGGTGAACCCGAGGGATTTCACTTCGGTTTCCACAAGCTCCGCAAGCTTTCTTTCAAATGCGTTGTGCCGCATGAATCTCCTGCCTCAAAAAATAACAAAGGCGGACCCTAGGGCCCACCGTCTTCGGACGAACCAAGCAGAAAACAACGGTTTCCTGCCTAAGGTCTGGAGCGGGTGACGGGAGTCGAACCCGCGACACCAAGCTTGGGAAGCTTGTACTCTGCCAGCTGAGCTACACCCGCTCGGAAACGTGTCCATTTATACATATTCATATTGGAAGTCAACATTACGGGGCGGCAAACAGCCTATTTTCAAGCTTTGTTTCTTTGGCCCGCATGTTGCAACAATGGCTCCCGAACAGGAGGAATTCTGATGAGAGACAGCTCATTCAGCGCATTATTCGGGGCTTTGTCCAATGAATTGAGGATGTCGACGGTTGCCAATAATTTGGCGAACGCCAATACGACCGCCTACAAGAAGGACAAGATAGCCTTTCACGACACGTTTCAGCGTTTTGCCCACGATTATCTGGGCGACGCCAAACCGTACCTGCGCGACAAGGATTTGTGGCCCCGTGCCAATGTCATGGCCAGGCCGCGCCTTTCCGACCAGCAGATAGATTTTACGCAGGGCAGTCTTCAGCAGACCGGAAACCAGCTGGACATGGCCATTAGCGGCGATGGCTTTTTCAAGGTCCAGATCGGCGACGAGCAGCTCCTGACCCGTGCCGGCAATTTCGTGGTGGACGCGGAGGGAACGCTCATGACGCCCGAGGGCAATCCGGTCATCGGTGGCGGCGGTCCCGTCAATATTCCGCCCACTTCGCGAGTCGTCGTGGACGGTTCGGGTGGCATCATCGTGGATGGTGCACTGGTCGCCAGAATGGATGTCGTCACGGTTTCCGACCTCAACGAACTCGAGAAGGTCGGCAAAAACTGTTACCGCCTGCGCTCCGGATCCACAGCCGATGAGATTCCGGCTGAGGACTGTACCGTGGAGCAGGGATATCTGGAAAAAGGAAATGTCGAGGTTGTGACCGAAATGGTGGCCATGATCGAGACCCAGCGTTCGTTCGAAGCCTATTCCAAGGTCATCAAGGGCGATAGCGAGCTCGACACCAAGTTGCTCACCCAGGTGGGCAGGGCAACATAAACAGGAGGATATGAACCATGATGCGTTCCTTGTGGACTGCGGCCACGGGCATGGTGGCCCAGCAAAAGCACATCGACGTGCTGTCCAACAACCTGGCCAACGTCAATACTACCGGTTTCAAGAAGAGCCGGGCCGAATTCGAGGACCTCATGTACCAGACCCAGAAGATCGCGGGCACGCTCAACGAGGGCGGCAACCGCATCCCCACGGGCATGCAGGTCGGCATGGGTGTAAGAACCGTGACCGTTCACAAGTTCTTTACACAGGGTGATTTCGAGAACACGGGCAACAGTCTGGACGTGGCCATCGAGGGCGACGGTTTCTTCAGGGTGCAGCAGAACGGCGAGGACGCTTACACGCGTGCCGGTTCATTCAAGCTGGACAACGAGGGCCGAATCGTCACCGCAAATGGCTATCCCCTGCAGCCCGAATTCATCGTCCCTGCGGAGACCGTGAATCTGGTCATCACCGAAAACGGGGACATCGAGGCACAGGACAAACAGGGGCAGGCGTTGGCTTCCGGCGACATCCCCATCTATACGTTCATCAACCCGGCCGGGCTCAATGCCGTTGGCAACAATTTGTACTTCGAGACCGAGGCTTCCGGCGATGCCGTGGAAGGTACGCCGGGCGACGATAACTTCGGCACGTTGGCACAGGGTTTCATTGAAGGTTCCAATGTGGAAATGGTCGATGAAATGGTCGGTCTGATCGTGGGGCAGCGGGGCTATGAGCTCAACTCCAAGGTCATCACCACTTCGGACTCCATGCTCCAGACAGCCATCAACGTGAAGCGCTAGACGCGAGATGTCTGAACGGGAAGGGATTGTCATGAGTATCTCATTGCATAAAGACATGTTTTTCAAGGCCCAAAAGCCCTGCCTCTTCGCTTTGGCGAGCCTCCTGGCTCTTGTTGCCGTTTTCATGGCTTCGGGAGTGGTCTCGGCTGCGGATGAGTGGCGCATCAAGGTCAAGGGAGCGGTCTGCGTGCACGAGCCTGTTGTCCAGCTGGGGCATATTGCCCATCCCGTGGGCGATTATGATCGCGACGCGTGGAAGCGTCTGGCCAGCACCCGGCTGTGGAAGGCATCCACACGCAAGGGGCGTCCGGTCGTGGTCCCCCGTGCCAAGCTGGAAAATATTCTCAAGTATTACCTCAAGGAAGAGGCTGCGCGCTGTGTGTTGCCTCTCAAAATGGCTATCCAGACCGGTGGCCGAGTCGTTGCCGGACAGGATCTCAGGAACAGGGTTGTCGAATTTTTGACGATTCATTCCCGGGGAATGGGCGAGGATGTCGAATTCAAGAATTTCGCCATGCCGGATGAGTTTTTCTTGCCCAACACATACGACAAAATCGAATTGGCGCTTTCGGACGAGGCCATGTCTCCCGGCACAAATCGGTTTGTGCTGCGCGCAAAGACCCCGGACGGAAAAATCACCAGAACCAAGACCGGCAGCGTGTTTGTGAGTGTCTGGAAAACCGTGCCCTGCGCATCGCGCCCCGTGAATCGGAATGAGCGGTTAACCTCTGATAAAATTACATTTATCAAAAAGAATGTCGCCTATATGGCCAACGTGTGGGACGGAGAGAAAGGCGCATGGCGGGTCAAGCGTCCGGTGGGCACCGGGCAGCCGTTTTTGATGACGAACATCGAACCCATGCCCATGGTCACCAAGGGCGATGTCATCACCCTGGTTTACAAAAACAAGCGCATACAGCTGACCACCAAGGTCGAGGCGCTCGGGGACGGCCATCTGGGACAGAACATTACGGTGCGCAACTTGCAAAGCAAGAGAATCATAGCGGCCACGGTTGTGGACAACGGTGTGGCCAAGGTCCGTTAGATGCGAGGTAGGACAATCATGAAGATCATCACTGGAACACAAACATGCATTTTGATCATGGCAGTGGTTCTGCTTGCGGGTTGTGCCGCACGCCAGGAGCCCACGCCCATGCCGGTGCTGACGCCTCCGCAGATCGTGGAACAGGATCCTGCGGATAATCCCGGTTCCCTGTTTGACGAAAACCGGGCCGAATACCTTTTCGAGGACAATCGCGCCCGCCGTGTGGGTGACATTGTCATGGTCAATGTTTCCGAATCATCAAGCTCCACGCTGAAGGCGGATACCACTGCCAAACGCGACACCCAGACGGATATGGGAATTACGGCCATGCCCAATACCGGCTTGCTGGGCGAACTGCCTTTGGGAACGCTGGGCGCCAAGGCCGGCTTTGATATTGCGGCCGGAGCAAAGAACGATTTCACGGGCAGCGGTGAAGCCACGCAGGAAGCCTCGTTTACGGCCACGGTTGCCACACGCATCGTGCGCAGGATGCCGGGCGGTGTGCTGCAGGTCGAGGGTGCGCGTCGCATCCGTGTGTACAACGAAACACAGATACTCGTGGTTCGTGGGCTTATTCGGGAACGTGACATCCAGTCGAGCAACGCTGTTTCCTCCAACAACCTGGCCGAGGCGCAGATCGAAGTCTACGGCGAAGGCGTGCTGGCAGACAAACAGAAGCCCGGTTGGCTCTCCCGGCTGTTGGACAACATTTATCCCTTCTAGGAATTCTCATGGATATTGGCATGCATAAGGAGTCGGTCATGAAAGTCGCCACCAAGGCGGACGCGGAATTCAAGAGATTGGTGCTGCGTATCGTCCTGATATTGATTTTGGGCGCCTGTGCCGCGGTCTGGACGTCGGGCCAGGTTTATGCGGTTCGGCTCAAGGACATTTCCAGCTTCAGCGGCGTCCGTACCAACGAATTGGTCGGCTACGGCTTGGTGGTCGGTCTTGCGGGAACCGGTGACGGCACATCTTCGGATTTCACCATGACATCCATGTCCAACATGCTTGACAAGATGGGTGTTCAGGTCGACCCGAGCAACCTCAAGCCCAAGAACGTGGCT
Encoded proteins:
- the flgF gene encoding flagellar basal-body rod protein FlgF gives rise to the protein MRDSSFSALFGALSNELRMSTVANNLANANTTAYKKDKIAFHDTFQRFAHDYLGDAKPYLRDKDLWPRANVMARPRLSDQQIDFTQGSLQQTGNQLDMAISGDGFFKVQIGDEQLLTRAGNFVVDAEGTLMTPEGNPVIGGGGPVNIPPTSRVVVDGSGGIIVDGALVARMDVVTVSDLNELEKVGKNCYRLRSGSTADEIPAEDCTVEQGYLEKGNVEVVTEMVAMIETQRSFEAYSKVIKGDSELDTKLLTQVGRAT
- the flgA gene encoding flagellar basal body P-ring formation chaperone FlgA; translated protein: MSISLHKDMFFKAQKPCLFALASLLALVAVFMASGVVSAADEWRIKVKGAVCVHEPVVQLGHIAHPVGDYDRDAWKRLASTRLWKASTRKGRPVVVPRAKLENILKYYLKEEAARCVLPLKMAIQTGGRVVAGQDLRNRVVEFLTIHSRGMGEDVEFKNFAMPDEFFLPNTYDKIELALSDEAMSPGTNRFVLRAKTPDGKITRTKTGSVFVSVWKTVPCASRPVNRNERLTSDKITFIKKNVAYMANVWDGEKGAWRVKRPVGTGQPFLMTNIEPMPMVTKGDVITLVYKNKRIQLTTKVEALGDGHLGQNITVRNLQSKRIIAATVVDNGVAKVR
- a CDS encoding flagellar basal body L-ring protein FlgH, giving the protein MAVVLLAGCAARQEPTPMPVLTPPQIVEQDPADNPGSLFDENRAEYLFEDNRARRVGDIVMVNVSESSSSTLKADTTAKRDTQTDMGITAMPNTGLLGELPLGTLGAKAGFDIAAGAKNDFTGSGEATQEASFTATVATRIVRRMPGGVLQVEGARRIRVYNETQILVVRGLIRERDIQSSNAVSSNNLAEAQIEVYGEGVLADKQKPGWLSRLLDNIYPF
- the flgG gene encoding flagellar basal-body rod protein FlgG, producing the protein MMRSLWTAATGMVAQQKHIDVLSNNLANVNTTGFKKSRAEFEDLMYQTQKIAGTLNEGGNRIPTGMQVGMGVRTVTVHKFFTQGDFENTGNSLDVAIEGDGFFRVQQNGEDAYTRAGSFKLDNEGRIVTANGYPLQPEFIVPAETVNLVITENGDIEAQDKQGQALASGDIPIYTFINPAGLNAVGNNLYFETEASGDAVEGTPGDDNFGTLAQGFIEGSNVEMVDEMVGLIVGQRGYELNSKVITTSDSMLQTAINVKR